A portion of the Desulfovibrio oxyclinae DSM 11498 genome contains these proteins:
- a CDS encoding efflux RND transporter periplasmic adaptor subunit, with product MADIKHEAPSQRMHYRITVPITIGIGQKKYKSADWSMGGFRIEDIDGPFQSGTVIDCTVSVNFQGYAITFDQKARVVRYDSENKTLATEFVDMDERTREVLAYFSQGLVSGEMGTAGEAIRRIDTPVTPTELSGEPKGEKIPTKRRISRVLIGAVYLTLGLAITIYIGITLYSTIFRVQVDSGVVSAHVEPLISPQDGILEKVIVPDDGRVEKGDPIIMLYNAKQMEAVRMAEVAVEAARHRFENLRERLSAEDVTIGIYRKVGDSRLRAARDRVETYNEELQLARAELERKRELLDKGVLSRSEVEREQQRVTIIQRDLLEARAELQLAKDAYNALKKGLFFSGNQVEGETLALQAQVDAARKEVEIEQKRLEVARDQLKKYMLRAPFDGTVVKVFKTVGNTVKTGEQIAMIEEHEDRFVTAYLTQDEVENVRLGDNALVFIPALDLRVDGRVVMIDRTTGFVNEMEGRFQWRSTQDRSAVAIVEFDDPERPGLNRSVPAGLPAVVNFRRVASSELFSGIFTMLGIENERTIEIRDADKARKNIYNAPVNPNPDRLRGTRPEQ from the coding sequence ATGGCCGACATCAAGCACGAAGCACCAAGCCAGCGCATGCACTACCGCATCACCGTTCCCATCACCATCGGGATCGGCCAGAAAAAGTACAAGTCCGCGGACTGGTCCATGGGCGGCTTCCGGATTGAAGACATCGACGGCCCCTTCCAATCCGGCACGGTCATAGACTGCACGGTCTCCGTCAATTTTCAGGGCTACGCCATCACCTTCGACCAGAAGGCGCGGGTGGTCCGCTACGACTCCGAGAACAAAACGCTCGCCACCGAATTCGTGGACATGGATGAGCGCACCCGCGAGGTGCTGGCCTACTTCAGTCAGGGCCTTGTCTCCGGGGAGATGGGCACTGCGGGAGAGGCCATCCGGCGAATCGACACCCCCGTGACACCTACCGAACTCTCCGGCGAGCCCAAGGGCGAAAAGATCCCCACCAAACGGCGCATCAGCCGAGTGCTCATCGGGGCCGTGTATCTGACGCTGGGCCTTGCCATCACCATCTATATAGGCATCACCCTCTACTCCACCATCTTCCGTGTTCAGGTGGATTCCGGTGTGGTCTCCGCCCATGTTGAGCCGCTTATTTCCCCTCAGGACGGAATACTCGAAAAGGTCATTGTCCCCGACGACGGCCGCGTGGAAAAGGGGGACCCCATCATCATGCTCTACAATGCAAAGCAGATGGAGGCCGTCCGCATGGCCGAGGTTGCGGTGGAGGCCGCCAGACACCGTTTTGAGAACCTGCGGGAACGACTCTCCGCAGAAGACGTGACCATCGGCATCTACCGCAAGGTGGGTGACTCACGCCTGCGAGCTGCCCGGGACCGGGTGGAGACCTACAACGAAGAGCTTCAGCTGGCCCGCGCCGAACTGGAGAGAAAGCGGGAACTGCTGGACAAAGGCGTGCTCAGCCGCTCCGAGGTTGAGCGCGAACAGCAGCGAGTCACGATCATCCAACGTGATCTGCTTGAGGCGCGGGCAGAACTTCAGCTTGCAAAGGATGCATACAACGCGCTGAAAAAGGGGCTGTTCTTCTCCGGAAATCAGGTGGAGGGCGAGACTCTGGCCCTGCAGGCGCAGGTGGATGCCGCCCGAAAGGAAGTGGAAATCGAACAGAAGCGACTTGAGGTGGCGCGTGATCAACTCAAGAAGTACATGCTGCGCGCGCCCTTCGACGGCACCGTTGTCAAGGTGTTCAAGACGGTGGGCAACACGGTGAAGACCGGTGAGCAGATTGCCATGATCGAAGAGCATGAAGACCGCTTCGTCACCGCGTACCTCACGCAGGATGAGGTGGAAAACGTCCGGCTGGGCGACAACGCGCTTGTGTTCATCCCGGCACTGGATCTGAGGGTGGACGGACGCGTGGTGATGATCGACCGCACCACCGGGTTCGTCAACGAGATGGAAGGCCGCTTCCAGTGGCGCTCCACCCAGGACCGTTCCGCAGTGGCCATCGTGGAGTTCGACGACCCGGAACGCCCCGGACTGAACAGGAGCGTTCCCGCCGGGCTGCCCGCCGTGGTCAATTTCCGCAGGGTCGCCAGCTCGGAACTGTTCTCCGGCATTTTCACCATGCTCGGCATTGAAAACGAGCGAACCATCGAGATCAGGGACGCGGACAAGGCGCGCAAGAACATCTACAACGCCCCGGTCAATCCGAATCCGGACCGCCTGCGCGGCACCCGCCCGGAGCAATAA
- a CDS encoding right-handed parallel beta-helix repeat-containing protein gives MRTRNPLFIDTHIDIHGSAPALAVSLLLGLILCLPGIAGAAVTVTGTGEPSMDLKNVQKAVDAGGEIVLKGRFDFGSDGSIKIRQQTRISGVLGSDGRPDTTIMGGRWSLHSPLPVPGAPPSNPGPIVSLKNLRFTGARGTPLHFEYVGALTVRNIVVEKVRPETIRLKGFQNGSAKFAAGIVVGTRLAQRRKPIKDAVTGKIRITDSRFYMDVDHPSRTLGRGIMCVWTHAAAIRIAGNVVRNATRNGIEAFDNYTGPDGVLEIEGNNIITDREGIEYPNPLTPNGIAAGWFLDTATGASPSAGAPPVVSRNRIEVRGDRSIGLALFANNAVAVCNDLILAGGEDAMGIAQTGSFGFFMNNRIRGMGRYAVYTAPFENFRAAGNTFGWTQASGFDALRGNFYFGSDGNSVLGKSGPVVDKGRGNRFLDIKPCSLPGIDPGEDWEPVEDLP, from the coding sequence ATGAGAACACGTAATCCATTATTTATCGACACGCATATAGATATCCACGGTTCTGCACCGGCCCTTGCCGTCTCGCTCCTGCTGGGGTTGATCCTCTGTCTGCCGGGCATTGCAGGGGCCGCCGTCACGGTCACCGGAACCGGTGAACCGTCCATGGACCTCAAGAACGTGCAAAAAGCCGTGGACGCGGGCGGAGAGATCGTCCTCAAGGGACGTTTCGACTTCGGGTCGGACGGCAGCATCAAGATTCGCCAGCAGACGCGCATCTCGGGTGTGCTGGGAAGTGACGGCAGACCCGACACCACCATCATGGGCGGGCGCTGGAGCCTGCATTCCCCCCTGCCCGTCCCGGGGGCGCCGCCGTCCAATCCCGGGCCCATCGTCTCCCTGAAGAATCTGCGATTCACCGGCGCACGCGGTACGCCGCTGCATTTCGAGTACGTGGGCGCGCTCACCGTCCGCAACATCGTGGTGGAGAAGGTCAGGCCGGAAACCATCCGGCTCAAGGGGTTCCAGAACGGCAGCGCCAAGTTTGCCGCCGGGATCGTGGTGGGCACGCGCCTTGCGCAGCGACGCAAGCCGATCAAGGACGCGGTGACCGGCAAGATCCGCATCACTGACAGCCGCTTCTACATGGACGTGGACCACCCCTCGCGCACCCTCGGCAGGGGCATCATGTGCGTATGGACCCATGCCGCCGCCATCCGCATCGCGGGCAACGTGGTCCGCAACGCCACCCGCAACGGCATCGAAGCCTTCGACAACTACACCGGCCCGGACGGAGTGCTGGAAATAGAGGGCAACAACATCATCACCGACCGCGAAGGCATCGAATATCCCAACCCGCTCACCCCAAACGGCATCGCGGCGGGCTGGTTTCTCGACACCGCCACCGGCGCATCTCCGAGCGCGGGCGCTCCCCCCGTTGTCTCCAGAAACCGCATCGAGGTGCGCGGAGACCGTTCCATCGGACTGGCGCTGTTCGCCAACAACGCTGTCGCGGTCTGCAACGACCTGATCCTCGCGGGCGGCGAAGACGCCATGGGCATCGCCCAGACCGGTTCCTTCGGGTTCTTCATGAACAACCGCATCCGGGGCATGGGCCGTTACGCGGTCTACACCGCGCCCTTCGAGAACTTCCGTGCGGCGGGCAACACCTTCGGCTGGACGCAGGCGTCGGGCTTCGACGCATTGCGGGGGAACTTCTATTTCGGCAGCGACGGCAATTCCGTTCTCGGAAAATCCGGCCCCGTGGTGGACAAGGGGCGTGGCAACCGCTTCCTCGACATCAAGCCCTGCTCCCTGCCGGGCATCGACCCCGGCGAGGATTGGGAGCCGGTGGAAGATCTGCCCTGA
- a CDS encoding glycosyltransferase, with product MPGPAGHFERRRMSPAQYFKLYVFIGLLLIGFQNIANNIWDSDSGRVIIILGVLGTWRYLWWFTHFVRSLIYAKLHYPKLRSRAEDLWDSGWRPNGLIYMMTTFHEKRDITDKVVRSIVQETRDIGVPAKLFVGTGHHSDERLITSIMSRHAPNDDIEVIFVRQNQPGKRVAIGLALRAISRRGLAGDTPVVFMDGDSILAPGCLRRCLPHFHLDKGMHALTTDEMGVVRGPKWMQRWLDLRFAQRHLAMQSHALAGRVLTLTGRMSIFRASRVLRPEFVEMIEKDQLSHWLWGRFRFLSGDDKSTWYALLKEGSRMLYIPDALVWTIDVVEGDPKDRAIQNLLRWSGNMLRNGSRAIALGPRRVGLFIWWCIVDQRIAMWTSLCGPLAMLSAGFAISPVFFSSYILWVLSTRLILSMFLFYYAKRVDLSFPFILYANQLVAAAVKIYILFRLPMQRWANRKDQHLNFEETLKWRLKHLFASYLTLVYVLCLFFAVLVYIGILHPPSWDFIKLTLGI from the coding sequence ATGCCCGGACCGGCTGGCCACTTCGAACGGCGGCGCATGAGCCCCGCCCAGTATTTCAAGCTGTACGTGTTTATCGGCCTGCTGCTGATCGGCTTTCAGAATATCGCCAACAACATCTGGGACAGCGATTCAGGGCGGGTCATCATCATCCTCGGCGTGCTGGGGACGTGGCGCTACCTCTGGTGGTTCACCCACTTCGTGCGTTCGCTGATCTATGCCAAACTGCACTACCCCAAGCTGCGAAGCCGGGCGGAAGACCTTTGGGACAGCGGCTGGAGGCCAAACGGTCTCATCTACATGATGACCACCTTTCACGAAAAACGCGACATCACAGACAAAGTCGTGCGCAGCATCGTGCAGGAGACGCGGGATATCGGTGTGCCGGCCAAGCTTTTCGTGGGCACGGGCCATCACAGCGACGAGCGACTCATTACGTCCATCATGAGCCGCCACGCCCCAAACGATGACATCGAAGTCATCTTCGTTCGCCAGAACCAGCCGGGCAAGCGGGTGGCCATCGGGCTGGCGCTTCGGGCCATCTCGCGACGCGGACTCGCCGGCGATACGCCGGTGGTGTTCATGGATGGCGACTCCATCCTCGCGCCCGGATGCCTGCGGCGCTGCCTGCCCCATTTCCATCTCGACAAGGGCATGCACGCGCTGACCACGGATGAAATGGGCGTGGTGCGCGGACCCAAGTGGATGCAGCGCTGGCTTGACCTTCGCTTCGCCCAGCGCCACCTCGCCATGCAATCGCACGCGCTGGCGGGCAGGGTGCTGACGCTGACCGGACGCATGAGCATCTTTCGCGCATCGCGGGTGCTCCGGCCTGAATTTGTGGAAATGATCGAAAAGGATCAGCTCTCCCACTGGCTGTGGGGACGTTTTCGGTTTCTTTCCGGGGACGACAAAAGCACATGGTATGCGCTGCTCAAGGAGGGCTCGCGCATGCTCTACATTCCGGACGCACTGGTCTGGACCATCGACGTGGTGGAGGGGGACCCCAAGGACCGCGCCATTCAGAACCTGTTGCGCTGGTCCGGCAACATGCTCAGAAACGGCTCCCGCGCCATTGCGCTGGGCCCGAGGCGCGTGGGACTGTTCATCTGGTGGTGCATCGTGGATCAACGCATCGCCATGTGGACCAGCCTGTGCGGACCCCTTGCCATGCTCTCCGCCGGATTTGCCATCTCCCCGGTTTTCTTCTCCTCATACATTCTGTGGGTTCTCTCCACACGGCTGATCCTGAGCATGTTCCTGTTCTACTACGCCAAGCGCGTTGACCTGTCCTTCCCGTTCATCCTGTACGCCAACCAACTGGTGGCGGCCGCCGTGAAAATATACATCCTCTTCAGGCTGCCCATGCAGCGCTGGGCCAACAGGAAGGACCAGCACCTCAACTTTGAGGAAACCCTCAAATGGCGGCTGAAGCACCTGTTCGCGTCGTACCTGACGCTGGTCTATGTGCTCTGCCTCTTTTTTGCGGTGCTGGTATACATCGGCATCCTGCATCCGCCATCCTGGGACTTCATCAAACTCACCCTTGGAATTTGA
- a CDS encoding PAS domain S-box protein — MTKQLYDLLPQEMIDDLLDSFHKAFGVTCTYHPELTEVTQGVRRTALCPKQRGTPQCAEGCAERLEKTLLALPDNPYAMHTCPNGMTDILIPVLVTGRIMGVFSIGQLFLDEPSKAQIANLRKEFALEEDAFQEKVREIPVIPRDRAEALAETFSSSVSIIARLGRENRLRREAEEKLREAGHDLEQRIEARTRELSASEARLKEAQRIAHVGSFERDLTTGAGWWSDELYRLLGYAPGSIEPNIKALEARIPEDFMPRYREMLDEALSMAQDAYDFELPAVLPNGDHRYLYGQLRVERGENGSPLSYRGALRDITERRRMENELRETNWLQSLILDNSIVGIALIRNRHFEWVNSRMADITGYSVRELSGAPTRTLFESDQAYRELGRQAYRTIAHGDRFDAVYRFRHKDGRKLWCRFVGHAINPEEPRRDDSIWLFEDITEQRRSERESLRQRAMLHTVINALPDLVFFKDTEGTYIGCNKAFAARLGKKPDDVIGRKAESLFDEEDAAEQGRRDTVVLESFQNTVHEEPGTDEDGKRVIYETLRVPVTEYGGTVLGIAGVSRDVTQRKRAEETLRQSEERFRATFNHAGVGICMLNRHEEFIRVNPRLCDFLGYSEVELLGRALPKIASTEDAKSVKALLKSVREGEESLGKEMRFTRKDGSLVWANITVSRLEDEESGSPAAIAVIEDINHSKELELRLRKMATTDMLTGAHNRLKFMERASEEMERFRRYGTPVVYMMLDIDHFKKVNDTYGHQAGDEVLKALTRVCQNAIRANDTFGRYGGEEFAFCLAETTRERATEVAERIREKLAATPVETPDGIIEFTVSIGVTQVREGDSLESALDRADERLYKAKRDGRNRVCSDSDTKD, encoded by the coding sequence ATGACAAAGCAGCTCTACGACCTTCTACCGCAGGAGATGATCGACGACCTTCTGGATTCCTTCCACAAGGCTTTCGGCGTCACCTGCACCTATCACCCCGAGCTGACGGAAGTGACGCAAGGGGTCCGACGCACCGCGCTGTGCCCCAAACAGCGTGGAACGCCACAGTGCGCAGAAGGGTGCGCCGAGCGGCTGGAAAAAACACTCTTGGCCCTTCCGGACAACCCTTACGCCATGCACACCTGCCCCAACGGCATGACCGACATCCTTATCCCGGTGCTAGTAACCGGTCGGATAATGGGCGTGTTTTCCATCGGCCAGCTCTTTCTGGACGAGCCGAGCAAAGCGCAGATTGCCAATCTCAGAAAGGAATTCGCGCTGGAAGAAGATGCCTTTCAGGAAAAGGTACGAGAGATTCCGGTCATTCCGAGGGACCGCGCCGAAGCACTGGCCGAGACCTTCAGCAGCTCCGTTTCCATCATCGCCCGTCTGGGCCGGGAGAACCGGCTGCGCCGCGAAGCCGAAGAAAAACTCCGCGAGGCCGGGCACGACCTTGAACAACGCATCGAAGCCCGGACGCGGGAACTGTCCGCCAGCGAAGCGCGCCTGAAGGAAGCCCAGCGAATCGCACACGTGGGGAGTTTCGAACGTGACCTCACCACCGGCGCAGGCTGGTGGTCCGACGAACTCTACCGGCTGCTCGGTTACGCTCCCGGCAGTATCGAGCCCAACATCAAGGCGCTTGAAGCCCGCATTCCCGAAGATTTCATGCCCCGCTACCGTGAGATGCTGGATGAAGCGCTGTCCATGGCACAAGACGCTTACGACTTCGAGCTTCCGGCCGTGCTTCCCAACGGTGATCACCGATATCTCTACGGGCAGCTGCGAGTCGAGCGCGGCGAGAATGGAAGCCCTCTTTCCTACCGGGGAGCCCTGCGCGACATCACCGAACGCCGCCGCATGGAAAACGAACTGCGCGAAACGAACTGGTTGCAGTCGCTCATCCTCGACAACAGCATCGTAGGTATTGCGCTGATCAGGAACCGCCATTTCGAATGGGTCAACTCCCGCATGGCGGACATCACGGGTTACAGTGTCCGGGAGCTCTCCGGTGCTCCCACCCGCACGCTTTTCGAGTCGGATCAGGCCTACCGCGAACTTGGCAGACAAGCATACCGAACCATCGCCCACGGCGACCGCTTCGATGCCGTCTACCGCTTCCGCCACAAGGATGGACGCAAGCTCTGGTGCCGTTTCGTGGGCCACGCCATCAACCCGGAAGAGCCACGGCGAGACGATTCCATCTGGCTTTTCGAGGACATAACCGAACAGCGTCGCTCCGAGCGCGAGTCCCTGCGGCAGCGCGCCATGCTGCACACCGTCATCAACGCCCTGCCCGATCTCGTCTTCTTCAAGGACACCGAAGGAACATACATCGGCTGCAACAAGGCCTTTGCCGCGAGACTCGGAAAAAAACCCGACGACGTCATCGGGCGCAAGGCCGAAAGCCTCTTCGACGAGGAAGACGCAGCCGAACAGGGACGTCGGGATACGGTGGTACTGGAGAGCTTTCAGAACACCGTCCACGAGGAACCGGGGACGGACGAAGACGGCAAACGGGTCATCTACGAAACCCTCAGGGTCCCGGTTACCGAATACGGCGGCACGGTCCTCGGCATTGCAGGCGTCAGCCGCGACGTGACGCAACGCAAGCGCGCCGAGGAGACTCTGCGGCAGAGCGAGGAACGCTTCCGGGCCACGTTCAATCACGCGGGCGTCGGCATCTGCATGCTCAACCGGCACGAGGAATTCATCCGCGTCAATCCGCGTCTGTGCGATTTTCTTGGCTATTCGGAAGTGGAGCTGCTTGGCCGCGCACTGCCGAAGATCGCATCCACCGAGGATGCCAAGAGCGTCAAGGCCCTGCTCAAGAGCGTTCGCGAGGGTGAGGAATCCCTCGGCAAGGAGATGCGCTTCACGCGCAAGGACGGTTCGCTGGTATGGGCCAACATAACCGTCTCGCGCCTTGAGGATGAAGAGAGTGGCTCTCCGGCGGCCATCGCGGTGATCGAAGACATCAACCACAGCAAGGAGCTTGAACTCAGGCTGCGGAAGATGGCCACCACCGACATGCTCACCGGAGCCCACAACCGGCTCAAGTTCATGGAACGCGCCTCCGAAGAGATGGAGCGGTTCCGCCGCTACGGCACTCCCGTGGTCTATATGATGCTCGACATCGACCACTTCAAGAAGGTCAATGACACCTACGGACATCAGGCAGGTGACGAGGTGCTCAAGGCCCTGACCCGCGTCTGCCAGAATGCGATTCGCGCCAACGACACCTTCGGACGATACGGCGGCGAAGAGTTCGCCTTCTGCCTGGCGGAGACGACGAGGGAAAGAGCCACCGAAGTTGCAGAGCGCATCCGCGAAAAACTGGCTGCCACCCCGGTGGAAACACCGGACGGAATCATCGAATTCACCGTGAGCATCGGCGTGACGCAGGTCCGCGAAGGCGACTCTCTCGAATCCGCGCTGGACCGCGCCGACGAACGGCTCTACAAGGCAAAACGCGACGGTCGCAACCGCGTCTGCAGCGACTCCGACACCAAGGACTGA
- a CDS encoding nucleoside hydrolase, whose product MALPILLDMDNACSIPAADVDDALALALALASPEVELVACTASAGNCLARESYAVTRHMLMLAERPDIPLGLGPDNPLRRDRWPHFAHLDAKRRESGCELWNNAPAIGIPDKYPPDTSAADVIIAAVRKHPGELVIVATGSLTNVALALQQAPEIAAELNGIFHMGGAWPVEPGEEQWENATPDIPPEIWRDVLRFNPLYDPEATEIVLHCGAAVTFMPANVTMQTCLTEDALPVPGPEASAFSRFLHETCLPWIRWSRTQRGIPGMHLHDPLALAAAFRPELFHFREMSVDMDILLRPDGNFLTDAPAIPSCRCAVAADEKTFLKLFGERILAMF is encoded by the coding sequence ATGGCTCTCCCTATTCTGCTCGACATGGACAACGCCTGCTCGATTCCGGCCGCCGATGTGGATGACGCGCTGGCGTTGGCGCTCGCTCTCGCTTCCCCCGAGGTGGAGCTTGTGGCCTGCACCGCGTCTGCCGGCAACTGCCTTGCCCGGGAATCTTACGCGGTCACCCGGCACATGCTGATGCTGGCCGAGCGCCCTGACATTCCCCTCGGGCTGGGACCGGACAACCCGCTCAGGCGCGACAGGTGGCCGCACTTCGCACACCTTGACGCCAAGCGCCGCGAAAGCGGATGCGAGCTGTGGAATAACGCCCCTGCCATCGGCATTCCGGACAAATACCCGCCCGACACATCGGCCGCCGACGTGATCATCGCCGCCGTCCGCAAGCACCCCGGCGAGCTGGTGATCGTGGCCACGGGATCCCTGACAAACGTCGCGCTTGCGCTGCAACAGGCCCCCGAAATCGCGGCAGAGCTGAACGGGATTTTCCACATGGGCGGCGCATGGCCGGTCGAGCCCGGTGAAGAGCAGTGGGAGAACGCCACCCCGGACATCCCGCCCGAGATATGGCGCGATGTGCTTCGCTTCAACCCCCTCTACGACCCGGAAGCCACGGAGATTGTGCTGCACTGCGGCGCGGCGGTGACCTTCATGCCCGCCAACGTAACCATGCAAACCTGCCTGACGGAGGACGCGCTGCCCGTTCCCGGCCCCGAAGCCTCCGCCTTCAGCCGCTTCCTGCACGAGACCTGTCTGCCATGGATCCGCTGGAGCCGGACCCAACGAGGCATCCCCGGTATGCACCTGCATGACCCGCTGGCCCTTGCCGCCGCATTCCGCCCCGAGCTTTTCCACTTCCGGGAAATGAGCGTGGATATGGACATTCTGCTGCGGCCCGACGGCAACTTCCTCACCGACGCGCCCGCCATTCCAAGCTGCCGCTGTGCCGTCGCGGCTGACGAAAAGACCTTTCTGAAATTGTTCGGCGAACGAATCCTCGCGATGTTTTAA
- a CDS encoding methyl-accepting chemotaxis protein — protein sequence MTLFQFVMIGLTVACLCAVFLYDIEQYAGEEMSRYRTEAMDRERLRLREFLSMAASVVDEFHQQSEDMEQLQREKSEDLERVVDAVYGQIQALKRDLLPRVGRDAFLEEVAELVMAARFDGDNYLWLNDLDSRMVAHANRDLVGKNLGDLQDDRGNHIIRDMTEKALAEGEGMTTYYWPRPGESEPSLKISYFRLLPDLGLVLGTGAWVEDITDEMKRAALDQVAEMRLESGDYFFVLDEKGTTLMHPANPELVGKSLMGMKDKQGKAFMREMVEQANAEGGGFTSYMWTRPGQQGEFPKLTYARKFDPWGWVIGMGVYVDEIDKAIASRRAALDDTIAGMMLIVFVVAAVILLAATFASVIFAKRVTDAIGGEPEEIAGLAGQVSEGDLTATDGEEQNKTRGIRRAMGSMAQNLKRIVGQVQDSTSNVAAGSQELAASSETLSQGVTEQAASVQEVSSSIMQMAGSIRENADNAKQTDEIATKASEDTRKGSEAVQRSVEVMQEIGEKITSIEEIARQTNLLALNAAIEAARAGESGKGFAVVAAEVRKLAERSGGIAGEVSSLAEASQQTSKEVHDLFESIVPQIRETAELVSRISKACEDQSYGAQQVETAMSQLDSVIQQNAASADAMASTAEEFSAQAEELRAVLGFFKTDDEAEVQRAALESERGRGA from the coding sequence ATGACGCTTTTTCAGTTCGTGATGATCGGACTGACGGTGGCCTGCCTGTGCGCCGTTTTTCTTTATGACATAGAACAGTACGCTGGCGAGGAGATGAGCCGGTATCGTACCGAAGCCATGGATCGCGAGCGGTTGCGGCTTCGCGAGTTCCTGTCCATGGCCGCATCCGTGGTGGATGAATTCCACCAGCAGTCCGAGGACATGGAGCAGCTCCAGCGTGAGAAGTCCGAAGACCTGGAACGGGTCGTGGACGCGGTCTACGGTCAGATTCAGGCGCTCAAGCGCGACCTCCTGCCCCGGGTGGGACGCGATGCCTTTCTCGAAGAGGTGGCAGAGCTGGTGATGGCCGCGCGCTTTGACGGCGACAACTACCTTTGGCTGAACGATCTGGACAGCCGCATGGTTGCACACGCCAATCGCGACCTTGTCGGCAAGAACCTCGGCGACCTTCAGGACGATCGCGGCAACCACATCATCCGCGACATGACGGAGAAGGCGCTTGCCGAAGGCGAGGGCATGACCACGTACTACTGGCCGCGCCCCGGCGAGAGCGAGCCGAGCCTCAAGATATCCTACTTCCGTTTGCTCCCCGACCTCGGGCTGGTGCTGGGCACCGGCGCGTGGGTGGAGGACATCACTGATGAGATGAAACGCGCCGCGCTCGATCAGGTCGCGGAGATGCGACTGGAGAGCGGCGATTACTTCTTCGTGCTCGACGAAAAGGGAACCACGCTGATGCATCCGGCGAATCCCGAACTCGTGGGCAAGAGTCTCATGGGGATGAAGGATAAGCAGGGCAAGGCGTTCATGCGCGAGATGGTGGAGCAGGCCAATGCCGAGGGCGGCGGTTTCACCAGCTATATGTGGACGCGCCCGGGACAGCAGGGCGAATTTCCCAAGCTGACCTACGCCCGCAAGTTCGACCCGTGGGGCTGGGTCATCGGCATGGGTGTGTATGTGGACGAAATAGACAAGGCCATTGCGAGCAGGCGGGCCGCACTCGACGATACGATAGCGGGCATGATGCTCATCGTGTTCGTGGTGGCGGCGGTCATCCTGTTGGCGGCGACGTTCGCCTCCGTGATTTTCGCCAAGCGGGTGACGGACGCCATCGGTGGCGAGCCGGAGGAAATCGCCGGGCTGGCCGGACAGGTCAGCGAAGGAGACCTCACCGCGACGGACGGGGAGGAACAGAATAAAACCCGCGGCATCCGCCGGGCCATGGGCAGCATGGCGCAGAACCTCAAGCGCATCGTGGGGCAGGTGCAGGACTCGACCAGCAATGTGGCGGCAGGAAGTCAGGAGCTCGCGGCATCTTCGGAGACCCTCTCACAGGGCGTGACCGAACAGGCGGCGTCGGTGCAGGAGGTCTCCTCATCCATCATGCAGATGGCGGGAAGCATCCGGGAGAATGCCGACAACGCCAAACAGACCGATGAGATCGCGACCAAGGCCTCGGAAGATACCAGAAAGGGCAGTGAGGCTGTCCAGCGAAGCGTCGAGGTCATGCAGGAGATCGGCGAGAAGATCACGTCCATCGAGGAAATCGCGCGACAGACGAACCTGCTGGCGCTCAACGCGGCCATCGAAGCGGCCCGTGCCGGGGAATCGGGCAAGGGCTTCGCGGTGGTGGCGGCCGAGGTCCGCAAACTGGCGGAACGCAGCGGCGGCATTGCCGGGGAGGTCAGCTCGCTGGCCGAGGCAAGTCAGCAGACCTCGAAGGAAGTGCATGACCTTTTCGAGAGCATCGTGCCACAGATTCGTGAAACCGCGGAGCTGGTCAGCCGCATCAGCAAGGCCTGCGAAGATCAAAGCTACGGCGCCCAGCAGGTGGAAACGGCCATGTCGCAGCTTGACAGCGTGATTCAGCAGAATGCGGCATCGGCGGACGCCATGGCCAGCACCGCAGAGGAATTCTCGGCTCAGGCGGAAGAACTCCGCGCCGTGCTCGGTTTCTTCAAGACCGATGACGAGGCCGAAGTGCAGCGGGCCGCGCTGGAGTCGGAAAGGGGGCGCGGAGCCTAA
- a CDS encoding tRNA (mnm(5)s(2)U34)-methyltransferase, giving the protein MVHGFDIQQAALDSARDRLRRENAPDCVRLHLAGHESMCETLPQGVLGQVRAVMFNFGYLPGSDGSVITRPETSCAAVDAAISVLAPGGLITMVLYTGHPGGAEEADALEAHCAGLSTETAWVMRSVLLNHRNAQTRVLLVEKR; this is encoded by the coding sequence ATGGTGCACGGCTTCGACATCCAGCAGGCCGCACTTGACTCGGCCAGGGATAGACTGCGCCGAGAAAACGCGCCCGACTGCGTGCGGCTGCACCTCGCCGGTCACGAATCCATGTGTGAGACGTTGCCGCAGGGAGTCCTCGGGCAGGTGCGGGCGGTCATGTTCAACTTCGGCTATCTGCCCGGAAGCGACGGCAGCGTCATCACCCGGCCGGAAACCTCCTGTGCCGCGGTGGATGCGGCCATATCCGTCCTCGCTCCGGGCGGGCTGATCACCATGGTACTCTATACCGGACACCCCGGCGGCGCAGAAGAGGCCGACGCGCTGGAGGCCCACTGTGCGGGTCTGTCCACGGAAACGGCATGGGTCATGCGCAGCGTGCTGCTCAACCATCGCAACGCGCAGACGCGTGTGCTTCTGGTGGAAAAACGGTAG